A stretch of Schistocerca americana isolate TAMUIC-IGC-003095 chromosome 3, iqSchAmer2.1, whole genome shotgun sequence DNA encodes these proteins:
- the LOC124606036 gene encoding piggyBac transposable element-derived protein 4-like: MARNRFKAILSNLHLNDNSTYILKSQSEHGPTHKIRPILDHFLLESQKTFYPSENLTIDEGMCGFHGRIVFRVYIKNKPDKYGTKMFIVCNSKTGYVLRLEVYAGKGTQDNSILPLFERLLADYLGKGHTVYRFYSSPAVFDFLWQHKMKVVGTCMTNWKELPNEIVSKKLKRVESMSMRRNHQLCLKWKDTRDVLFLSTVHEITISDTSVHTKEGIKVKSNPDAILDYNIYKTGVDRSDQMISYYAFRRKQMKWWKKLFFHMLITAATNAFVLYRETRTPAQRKSCTNLALDNVPSETHSNRLLGRHFAEKIPVTEKKECPTRVCKVCSEETKKQKNVARQVGRKPVGGVQTTMYHSGFQNASKSSTLKLITCEFTQN; the protein is encoded by the exons ATGGCCAGAAACAGATTCAAGGCAATAttatcaaacctgcatttgaatgACAATTCAACTTACATTCTAAAAAGTCAATCTGAACATGGCCCCACGCATAAAATCAGGCCAATCCTGGATCATTTCTTATTAGAATCACAAAAAACATTTTACCCATCAGAAAACCTCACTATTGATGAAggcatgtgtggttttcatggaagAATTGTATTTCGggtttacataaaaaataaacctGACAAGTATGGAACCAAGATGTTTATTGTGTGCAATTCCAAAACTGGTTATGTTCTTAGATTGGAGGTATATGCTGGGAAAGGAACACAAGACAACTCCATACTACCATTATTTGAGAGGTTGCTAGCAGATTACCTGGGAAAAGGCCACACTGTTTACAGATTTTATAGTTCACCAGCAGTATTCGATTTTCTGTGGCAACATAAAATGAAAGTAGTAGGTACATGCATGACTAACTGGAAAGAGCTACCAAACGAAATTGTTTCCAAAAAACTGAAAAGGGTTGAGTCTATGTCAATGAGGAGAAATCATCAGCTTTGTTTGAAGTGGAAAGACACAAGAGATGTATTATTCCTGTCCACTGTGCACGAAATTACCATCTCTGACACGTCTGTTCATACAAAGGAAGGTATCAAAGTAAAATCAAACCCAGATGCCATTCTTGactataatatttacaaaacagggGTTGATAGGAGTGATCAAATGATTTCTTACTATGCATTTAGGAGGAAACAGATGAAGTGGTGGAAGAAATTGTTCTTCCACATGCTTATAACAGCTGCAACAAATGCATTTGTCTTATACCGGGAAACCAGGACTCCTGCTCAAAGAAAGAGCT GTACAAATTTGGCACTAGACAATGTTCCTAGTGAAACTCACAGCAACAGACTTCTAGGACGACACTTTGCAGAAAAAATTCCAGTCACTGAGAAGAAAGAGTGTCCAACTAGAGTGTGTAAAGTTTGCTCggaagaaacaaaaaaacaaaaaaatgtggcaAGACAGGTTGGAAGGAAACCAGTTGGTGGTGTCCAGACTACAATGTACCACTCTGGATTCCAGAATGCTTCAAAATC